A region of Ochotona princeps isolate mOchPri1 chromosome 2, mOchPri1.hap1, whole genome shotgun sequence DNA encodes the following proteins:
- the TEX35 gene encoding testis-expressed protein 35 isoform X2 translates to MSAKRAELKKTSPSKNYKGVCLDLKPEPTKIRSYLEAMSTARPDIRGEATWSQGSFTAPGGQDLSQTYDYKGVKQEGPFAKTEVTRELKNELREVREQLKEKMEEIQQIKDIMDKDFDKLHEFVEIMKEMQEAMDEKMDILMNIRKNKLPLRRGLQEQQDPGLMAKTDTEPQLRLRKPEGADRVPPALPKTMAPQKPKKDSLAAPHQCSSCCEKCLLCALKTNYNQGKHPHQAWAPFSPLASGAAF, encoded by the exons ATGTCGGCCAAGAGGGCTGAACTGAAGAAAACAAGCCCG AGCAAGAACTACAAAGGAGTTTGCCTAGATCTGAAACCAGAGCCGACCAAAATAAGAAGTTACCTTGAGGCCATGTCAACAGCGAGGCCTGACATCCGTGGGGAGGCCACTTGGAGTCAGGGGTCTTTCACTGCACCTGGTGGCCAAGACCTGTCCCAG ACATATGATTACAAAGGAGTGAAGCAGGAAGGACCATTTGCCAAGACCGAAGTGACCCGGGAGCTGAAG AATGAACTCAGGGAGGTGAGGGAACAGCTCAAGGAGAAAATGGAGGAGATCCAGCAG ATAAAGGATATAATGGACAAGGATTTTGACAAACTTCATGAATTCGTGGAAATTATGAAG GAGATGCAGGAGGCCATGGATGAGAAGATGGACATTCTGATGAACATCCGGAAGAACAAGCT TCCCCTTAGAAGAGGACTCCAGGAACAGCAGGACCCCGGGCTGATGGCAAAGACTGACACCGAGCCCCAGTTGAGGCTCAGGAAACCCGAGGGAGCCGACAGGGTGCCACCGGCTCTCCCCAAGACAATGGCACCACAAAAACCGAAGAAGGACTCGCTGGCTGCCCCTCACCAGTGTAGCAGCTGCTGC GAGAAATGTTTGTTGTGTGCCCTAAAGACCAACTACAATCAGGG AAAACATCCACACCAGGCCTGGGCACCCTTTTCACCCTTGGCATCTGGAGCTGCTTTCTGA
- the TEX35 gene encoding testis-expressed protein 35 isoform X3, whose product MSAKRAELKKTSPSKNYKGVCLDLKPEPTKIRSYLEAMSTARPDIRGEATWSQGSFTAPGGQDLSQTYDYKGVKQEGPFAKTEVTRELKNELREVREQLKEKMEEIQQIKDIMDKDFDKLHEFVEIMKEMQEAMDEKMDILMNIRKNKLRGLQEQQDPGLMAKTDTEPQLRLRKPEGADRVPPALPKTMAPQKPKKDSLAAPHQCSSCCKTSTPGLGTLFTLGIWSCFLIYVYLSLSDMEFVHPT is encoded by the exons ATGTCGGCCAAGAGGGCTGAACTGAAGAAAACAAGCCCG AGCAAGAACTACAAAGGAGTTTGCCTAGATCTGAAACCAGAGCCGACCAAAATAAGAAGTTACCTTGAGGCCATGTCAACAGCGAGGCCTGACATCCGTGGGGAGGCCACTTGGAGTCAGGGGTCTTTCACTGCACCTGGTGGCCAAGACCTGTCCCAG ACATATGATTACAAAGGAGTGAAGCAGGAAGGACCATTTGCCAAGACCGAAGTGACCCGGGAGCTGAAG AATGAACTCAGGGAGGTGAGGGAACAGCTCAAGGAGAAAATGGAGGAGATCCAGCAG ATAAAGGATATAATGGACAAGGATTTTGACAAACTTCATGAATTCGTGGAAATTATGAAG GAGATGCAGGAGGCCATGGATGAGAAGATGGACATTCTGATGAACATCCGGAAGAACAAGCT AAGAGGACTCCAGGAACAGCAGGACCCCGGGCTGATGGCAAAGACTGACACCGAGCCCCAGTTGAGGCTCAGGAAACCCGAGGGAGCCGACAGGGTGCCACCGGCTCTCCCCAAGACAATGGCACCACAAAAACCGAAGAAGGACTCGCTGGCTGCCCCTCACCAGTGTAGCAGCTGCTGC AAAACATCCACACCAGGCCTGGGCACCCTTTTCACCCTTGGCATCTGGAGCTGCTTTCTGATTTATGTGTACCTCAGCCTCAGTGACATGGAGTTTGTGCATCCGACCTAG
- the TEX35 gene encoding testis-expressed protein 35 isoform X1, giving the protein MSAKRAELKKTSPSKNYKGVCLDLKPEPTKIRSYLEAMSTARPDIRGEATWSQGSFTAPGGQDLSQTYDYKGVKQEGPFAKTEVTRELKNELREVREQLKEKMEEIQQIKDIMDKDFDKLHEFVEIMKEMQEAMDEKMDILMNIRKNKLPLRRGLQEQQDPGLMAKTDTEPQLRLRKPEGADRVPPALPKTMAPQKPKKDSLAAPHQCSSCCKTSTPGLGTLFTLGIWSCFLIYVYLSLSDMEFVHPT; this is encoded by the exons ATGTCGGCCAAGAGGGCTGAACTGAAGAAAACAAGCCCG AGCAAGAACTACAAAGGAGTTTGCCTAGATCTGAAACCAGAGCCGACCAAAATAAGAAGTTACCTTGAGGCCATGTCAACAGCGAGGCCTGACATCCGTGGGGAGGCCACTTGGAGTCAGGGGTCTTTCACTGCACCTGGTGGCCAAGACCTGTCCCAG ACATATGATTACAAAGGAGTGAAGCAGGAAGGACCATTTGCCAAGACCGAAGTGACCCGGGAGCTGAAG AATGAACTCAGGGAGGTGAGGGAACAGCTCAAGGAGAAAATGGAGGAGATCCAGCAG ATAAAGGATATAATGGACAAGGATTTTGACAAACTTCATGAATTCGTGGAAATTATGAAG GAGATGCAGGAGGCCATGGATGAGAAGATGGACATTCTGATGAACATCCGGAAGAACAAGCT TCCCCTTAGAAGAGGACTCCAGGAACAGCAGGACCCCGGGCTGATGGCAAAGACTGACACCGAGCCCCAGTTGAGGCTCAGGAAACCCGAGGGAGCCGACAGGGTGCCACCGGCTCTCCCCAAGACAATGGCACCACAAAAACCGAAGAAGGACTCGCTGGCTGCCCCTCACCAGTGTAGCAGCTGCTGC AAAACATCCACACCAGGCCTGGGCACCCTTTTCACCCTTGGCATCTGGAGCTGCTTTCTGATTTATGTGTACCTCAGCCTCAGTGACATGGAGTTTGTGCATCCGACCTAG